In Streptomyces dangxiongensis, one DNA window encodes the following:
- the nuoL gene encoding NADH-quinone oxidoreductase subunit L: MENLIALLIAAPLLGAAVLLVGGRRLDRAGHWIGTLLSTASFVVGVVLFTGLLGRGAEHRTLTQHLWTWISVGSFQADVTFRLDQLSMTFVLLITGVGSLIHLYSVGYMEHDERRRRFFGYLNLFLAAMLLLVLADNYLLLYVGWEGVGLASYLLIGFWQHKPSAATAAKKAFLVNRVGDMGLSIAIMLMFTTFGSFAFGPVLSHTGDASEGKLTAIGLMLLLAACGKSAQVPLQSWLGDAMEGPTPVSALIHAATMVTAGVYLIVRSGTLFDAAPDAQLAVTVVGAVTLLFGAIVGCAKDDIKKALAGSTMSQIGYMVLAAGLGPIGYVFAIMHLVTHGFFKAGLFLGAGSVMHGMNDEVDMRKYGGLRKYMPVTFVTFGLGYLAIIGFPGLSGFFSKDKIIEAAFAKGGTEGWILGGAALLGAAITAFYMTRVMLMTFFGEERWKDRPTRSPEAPGAEPVAEHRGEHAEPHPHESPKVMTIPMIVLAVGSVFAGGFFSIGDRFLHWLEPVTGHQEGDSPVSAGVVTGATMVCLVIGVAIAWALYGRRPVPAVAPRGSLLTRAARRDLLQDDFNHVVLVRGGEHLTRSLVYVDHTLVDGVVNGTAAGFGGLSGRLRRLQNGFARSYAVSMFGGAALLVAATLLMRAV, translated from the coding sequence GTGGAGAACCTGATCGCGCTGCTCATCGCGGCGCCCCTGCTCGGAGCCGCCGTCCTCCTGGTCGGTGGCCGACGGCTCGACCGTGCCGGCCACTGGATCGGCACGCTCCTGTCGACCGCCTCCTTCGTGGTCGGCGTCGTCCTCTTCACCGGCCTGCTCGGCAGGGGCGCGGAACACCGCACGCTGACCCAGCACCTGTGGACGTGGATCTCGGTCGGCAGCTTCCAGGCGGACGTCACCTTCCGCCTGGACCAGCTTTCGATGACGTTCGTGCTGCTCATCACGGGCGTCGGCTCGCTGATCCACCTGTACTCGGTCGGCTACATGGAGCACGACGAGCGCCGCCGCCGCTTCTTCGGCTACCTGAACCTGTTCCTCGCGGCGATGCTGCTGCTCGTCCTCGCCGACAACTACCTGCTGCTCTACGTCGGCTGGGAGGGCGTCGGCCTCGCCTCGTACCTGCTGATCGGCTTCTGGCAGCACAAGCCCAGCGCCGCCACCGCCGCGAAGAAGGCCTTCCTGGTCAACCGCGTCGGCGACATGGGTCTGTCGATCGCGATCATGCTGATGTTCACCACCTTCGGCAGCTTCGCCTTCGGCCCGGTCCTCAGCCACACCGGTGACGCCTCCGAGGGCAAGCTCACCGCGATCGGGCTGATGCTGCTGCTCGCCGCCTGCGGCAAGTCCGCGCAGGTGCCGCTCCAGTCCTGGCTCGGGGACGCCATGGAGGGCCCGACGCCGGTCTCGGCCCTGATCCACGCGGCGACCATGGTGACCGCGGGCGTCTACCTGATCGTCCGCTCCGGCACCCTCTTCGACGCCGCCCCCGACGCCCAACTGGCCGTCACCGTCGTCGGCGCTGTCACGCTGCTGTTCGGTGCGATCGTCGGTTGCGCCAAGGACGACATCAAGAAGGCACTGGCCGGCTCCACCATGTCGCAGATCGGCTACATGGTCCTCGCGGCCGGCCTCGGCCCGATCGGCTACGTCTTCGCGATCATGCACCTGGTGACGCACGGCTTCTTCAAGGCCGGTCTGTTCCTCGGCGCCGGTTCGGTCATGCACGGCATGAACGACGAGGTGGACATGCGCAAGTACGGCGGCCTGCGCAAGTACATGCCGGTCACCTTCGTCACCTTCGGTCTCGGCTACCTCGCCATCATCGGCTTCCCGGGCCTGTCCGGCTTCTTCTCCAAGGACAAGATCATCGAGGCGGCCTTCGCCAAGGGCGGCACCGAGGGGTGGATCCTCGGGGGCGCGGCCCTGCTCGGCGCGGCCATCACCGCCTTCTACATGACGCGCGTGATGCTGATGACCTTCTTCGGAGAGGAGCGTTGGAAGGACCGACCCACCCGCTCCCCCGAGGCGCCGGGCGCCGAGCCCGTCGCCGAGCACCGCGGCGAGCACGCGGAGCCGCACCCGCACGAGTCCCCGAAGGTCATGACGATCCCGATGATCGTGCTGGCCGTCGGCTCGGTCTTCGCCGGTGGCTTCTTCAGCATCGGCGACCGCTTCCTGCACTGGCTGGAGCCGGTCACCGGCCACCAGGAGGGCGACTCGCCGGTCAGCGCCGGCGTGGTCACCGGCGCCACCATGGTGTGCCTGGTCATCGGCGTCGCCATCGCCTGGGCCCTGTACGGCCGGCGGCCCGTTCCGGCCGTGGCCCCGCGCGGCTCCCTGCTCACCCGCGCGGCCCGCCGCGACCTGCTCCAGGACGACTTCAATCACGTGGTCCTGGTACGGGGCGGCGAGCACCTGACGCGCTCCCTGGTCTACGTCGACCACACCCTGGTCGACGGGGTCGTCAACGGCACAGCGGCCGGCTTCGGCGGCCTGTCCGGCCGGCTGCGCCGGCTCCAGAACGGCTTCGCCCGCTCCTACGCGGTGTCGATGTTCGGCGGCGCGGCACTCCTGGTCGCCGCGACCCTGCTGATGAGGGCGGTCTGA
- the nuoK gene encoding NADH-quinone oxidoreductase subunit NuoK, producing MNPVNYLYLAALLFTIGATGVLIRRNAIVVFMCVELMLNACNLAFVVFSRMHGNLDGQIIAFFTMVVAAAEVVVGLAIIVSLFRTRHSASVDDASLMKL from the coding sequence GTGAACCCGGTCAACTACCTCTACCTCGCCGCCCTGCTGTTCACGATCGGCGCGACCGGCGTACTGATCCGGCGCAACGCCATCGTGGTCTTCATGTGCGTCGAACTGATGCTGAACGCCTGCAACCTCGCGTTCGTCGTCTTCTCCCGGATGCACGGCAACCTCGACGGCCAGATCATCGCCTTCTTCACGATGGTCGTCGCCGCCGCGGAGGTCGTGGTGGGTCTCGCGATCATCGTGTCGCTGTTCCGCACCCGCCACTCGGCCTCGGTCGACGACGCCAGCCTGATGAAGCTGTAA